DNA sequence from the Acidobacteriota bacterium genome:
TGCCGAAGCGGCGGGTGGTCGCGTAGATCTCCGGCTCGTGCTCGGCCGACAGGCGGATGACCTTCGCGTAACAGCCACCTTCGAAGTTGAAGACGCCTTGGTCGGACCAGCCGTGCTCGTCGTCGCCGATCAGCCGGCGCTTGGGATCGGCAGACAGAGTCGTCTTTCCGGTACCCGACAACCCGAAGAACAGCGCCACGTCGCCGTCGTCGCCGACGTTGGCCGAGCAGTGCATGGCGAGGACGTCCTGCAACGGCAGCAGGAAGTTCATCACCGTGAACATGCTCTTCTTGATCTCGCCGCCGTAGCTCGAGTTGCAGATCAGGGCCATGCGCTCGGCAAAGTTGAGGATGATGGCGGTCGAGGAACGGGTGCCGTCCACGCGCGGATCGACCTTGAAGTCCGGAGCCGCAATGACCGTGAACTCGGGAACGTGGCTCTGGTACTCCTCGAGCGTCTTCGGGGTGATGAACATGTTGCGCGCGAAGTGCGAGTGCCAGGCCAGCTCGGTGATGACCCTGATCGGCATCCGGTACTCGGGGTCGGCGCCGACGAAACAGTCCTGGACGAACAGCTCCTCGTCCTGCAGGTAGGCCTGAATCCGCGCCAACAGGGCGGTGAAGTTCTCGGGAGTATACGGGCGGTTGTACTCGCCCCACCAGATCTTGTCCTCGGTGCTCGACTCGCGAACGACGTACTTGTCCTGGGCGGCTCGGGCCGACCACTTGCCGGTGTTGACGACGAACGGGCCTCCGTGGGCCATGAATCCTTCCTGGCGGAACGACGCCTCTTCGTAGAGGGCCGGCACCGGCAGGTTCCAGTAGACCCTGTCGAGGTGGATCAGGCCGTGATTCTCGAGTCCGAAACGGCTCTTGAGGTCCCCCGCCTGGGAGGTGGCGGGCGTCTTGAACTTCAGGTACTTGCTCATGTCCAGTCCCTCACCAGCTTGCGCTCACCGATGTAGAGCTCGTTCGGCGCGTTGGGGTCGAGGGCCCACTTGATGCGCTCGATGCCCTCGGTGATGTCCTTGATCGAGCCGCAGAAGCTGAGCCGAAGGTGCCCCTCCTTGCCGAACTCGATTCCCGGCACAGTCACCACCTGTACCTTTTCAAGGATGAAATTCGACAGCCGGACCGAATCCTTGTCGTAGTGGCTGAAATCCGGGAAGGAGTAGAAGGTGCCGCCGGGCTCCTCGAGGCGGACACCGTCGAAGGCTCTGAGCTCCTGGATCAGGACGTTGCGGTTGTTCTCGAGCGTCATGCGCAGATT
Encoded proteins:
- the pckA gene encoding phosphoenolpyruvate carboxykinase (ATP) — translated: MSKYLKFKTPATSQAGDLKSRFGLENHGLIHLDRVYWNLPVPALYEEASFRQEGFMAHGGPFVVNTGKWSARAAQDKYVVRESSTEDKIWWGEYNRPYTPENFTALLARIQAYLQDEELFVQDCFVGADPEYRMPIRVITELAWHSHFARNMFITPKTLEEYQSHVPEFTVIAAPDFKVDPRVDGTRSSTAIILNFAERMALICNSSYGGEIKKSMFTVMNFLLPLQDVLAMHCSANVGDDGDVALFFGLSGTGKTTLSADPKRRLIGDDEHGWSDQGVFNFEGGCYAKVIRLSAEHEPEIYATTRRFGTILENVVQDRTSRRLDLDDDRFTENTRAAYPLEFIPNVVPEGMVQSHPKNVILLTCDAQGVLPPIARLDPEHAVYHFISGYTSKIAGTEIGLGIEPEIAFSACFGAPFMVHHPFKYADMLRAKMERHDANCWLVNTGWVGGGWGVGKRISIRHTRNLLNAALEGKLAKVTYRKDKLFGFEVPLSCPDVPEDVLDPSTSWGSQDEYWKRYDALAARYIENFKLYADGCPAEILAAGAKRLKDVK